Proteins co-encoded in one Paenibacillus sp. genomic window:
- a CDS encoding putative collagen-binding domain-containing protein, with the protein MAAARADDHAYVYTPNGAPIAAKLGRLPGGRLTASWFDPRSGAAESIGRIENAGVRRFVPPSSGRGSDWVLVLEAGSCSES; encoded by the coding sequence ATGGCCGCGGCCCGCGCCGACGACCATGCGTACGTGTACACGCCGAACGGCGCGCCGATCGCGGCGAAGCTGGGGCGTCTGCCGGGCGGCCGGCTGACCGCCTCGTGGTTCGACCCGCGCTCCGGCGCCGCGGAGAGCATCGGGAGAATAGAGAACGCAGGCGTCCGACGCTTCGTGCCGCCGTCGTCCGGACGCGGCAGCGATTGGGTGCTCGTGCTGGAGGCGGGATCATGTTCCGAGTCATGA
- a CDS encoding response regulator, whose protein sequence is MFRVMIVEDEMLVRLGLKNSVDWAKFDMEVVADFPDGQAAWEYYQREKPDVVITDIRMPKMDGMELIANVRRADKGTRLVVLSCLEEFDLARKAMQHGVSSYILKLTMTEEEIETVLEEVRRELLAQGRSAPAEEGVGTLTRQNMDLLKEKVLKDFLFYNIFSAEEFELFVARNGLRLTPIRLVACVMEIDRFPKLKEKFRDEHGHLIKMTLLNILAEITSVHKRGESFPLDETRYLLLFHFEDMHSEQTVMQETRVILNHVQEVIRTYFNGSVSFGVSGIQSGFKSLPKLYAEAGKALERKFWTGPGHLHQPGQTADHAPLSALLSRIRRSPELRALLSPMKQKELDQFLDVFEATLSEERKSIEIMLYQLVQWISTNVYDDNQNEWTLLVSITDKLEQCDNLPEMLEQTVTFLEDITAQASSHMHMSSEITKAIQYIKRHYAENISLQTVADHVNLSLSYLSNLFKKELQISFVDYLNRYRIERAKELLIGTQMKSYDIAVQVGFSPEYTYFSKVFKKVTGLNPNEYRRQWMSAPRSET, encoded by the coding sequence ATGTTCCGAGTCATGATCGTCGAGGACGAGATGCTGGTCCGGCTCGGCCTCAAAAATTCGGTCGACTGGGCCAAATTCGACATGGAGGTCGTCGCCGACTTCCCCGACGGCCAAGCGGCGTGGGAGTATTACCAGCGCGAGAAGCCGGACGTCGTCATCACGGACATCCGGATGCCGAAGATGGACGGGATGGAGCTGATCGCGAACGTCCGCCGCGCGGACAAGGGGACGCGGCTCGTCGTGCTTTCGTGCCTCGAGGAGTTCGATCTCGCTCGCAAGGCGATGCAGCACGGAGTGTCCAGCTACATTCTGAAGCTGACGATGACCGAGGAGGAAATCGAGACCGTCCTCGAGGAAGTGCGGCGCGAGCTGCTCGCGCAAGGGCGGAGCGCGCCGGCCGAGGAAGGCGTCGGCACGCTGACGCGCCAAAACATGGATTTGCTCAAGGAGAAAGTGCTGAAGGACTTTCTCTTCTACAACATTTTCAGCGCGGAGGAATTCGAGTTGTTCGTCGCGCGGAACGGCCTGCGCCTCACGCCGATTCGGCTCGTCGCCTGCGTGATGGAGATCGACCGGTTCCCGAAACTGAAGGAGAAATTTCGCGACGAGCACGGCCATTTGATCAAAATGACGCTGCTGAACATCCTCGCCGAAATTACGAGCGTCCATAAGCGAGGGGAATCGTTCCCTTTGGACGAAACGCGGTATTTGCTGTTGTTCCACTTCGAGGACATGCATTCGGAGCAGACCGTCATGCAGGAGACGCGCGTCATCCTGAATCACGTGCAGGAAGTCATCCGCACCTATTTCAACGGATCCGTCTCCTTCGGGGTCAGCGGCATCCAAAGCGGCTTCAAGTCGCTGCCGAAGCTGTACGCGGAGGCCGGGAAGGCGCTCGAGCGGAAGTTTTGGACCGGGCCGGGCCATCTGCACCAGCCGGGCCAAACGGCGGATCACGCGCCGCTGTCCGCCCTGCTGTCGCGCATCCGGCGTTCGCCGGAGCTGCGGGCGCTGCTGTCGCCGATGAAGCAGAAGGAGCTCGACCAATTTCTCGACGTGTTCGAAGCGACGCTCTCGGAGGAGCGCAAATCGATCGAAATTATGCTGTACCAGCTCGTGCAGTGGATCTCGACGAACGTCTACGACGACAATCAGAACGAATGGACGCTGCTCGTCAGCATTACCGACAAGCTGGAGCAATGCGACAATTTGCCGGAAATGCTCGAGCAGACGGTAACGTTCCTGGAGGACATTACGGCGCAGGCGAGCAGCCACATGCATATGAGCAGCGAAATTACGAAGGCGATCCAATACATCAAGCGGCATTACGCGGAAAACATCAGCCTGCAGACGGTGGCCGACCACGTCAATTTGAGCCTCAGCTATTTGAGCAATTTGTTCAAGAAAGAGCTGCAAATTTCGTTCGTCGACTATTTGAACCGGTATCGGATCGAACGGGCGAAGGAGCTGCTCATCGGCACACAGATGAAATCGTACGACATCGCGGTGCAGGTCGGCTTTTCGCCCGAATACACGTACTTTAGCAAGGTGTTCAAGAAGGTCACCGGGCTCAATCCGAACGAATACCGGCGGCAGTGGATGTCGGCGCCCAGGAGCGAGACATGA
- a CDS encoding sensor histidine kinase — protein MKPFGWFQSLRSQLILYFMIISLVVLSGATYYLYSFMLGMIKEQNERLLFQQFQQLDHNIAGLLADVDRLQKMFLLEEEIQDLLLNLTEKSELEFLNSKNMLHELIKKFIDNYNFVHSIYITAENQGAVGGSGNTTLVHPVEEWVKAFFASEPYRRSLSEYPNIVVEGNMRKSFYNPYMTGSRDGAVVSILRGTRAIYDPRVSATLIFNIDERYLASIYSASLSAEDGEMYIVDGRGTIISSSRPERVGTASPYVPGRGGTFGSYDDNNGDAPVQIVYYKLQTSGWYVMKEIPLNPYSAQIYAVQRIIVLVFLLSLLVILIVSYFWLNKMIRPLHLLSGKMKDIGRGELGVTFPEVPNNEFGTVIRRFNEMSLSIVDLIQKNNAMQEQKRELEIEALQYQINPHFLYNTLNMIRWMASIIKADNIVNSIVALGNILRAAYASKDSMCTLRDELSYLENYIKIINWRFNNGVVFAIEVEPDELDCRVPRFILQPLVENSIQSGRQIEEQRIEIRVCVRREGNELAIIVRDTGPGLTPELLESLNAMLAGDGSGERSGEMGETAGGVGLRNVNKRIQLYFGAQYGLRFEPREKGAEVVVRLPASTS, from the coding sequence ATGAAACCGTTCGGCTGGTTCCAAAGCCTTCGTTCGCAGCTCATTTTATATTTCATGATCATTAGCTTGGTCGTGCTTTCGGGCGCGACCTACTATTTATATTCGTTCATGCTCGGCATGATCAAGGAGCAGAACGAGCGTCTGCTGTTCCAGCAATTTCAGCAGCTCGACCATAACATCGCCGGCCTGCTCGCGGACGTCGACCGGCTGCAGAAGATGTTCCTGCTCGAAGAAGAGATTCAGGATCTGCTGCTCAATTTGACCGAGAAGAGCGAGCTGGAATTTCTCAATTCCAAAAACATGCTGCACGAGCTGATCAAAAAATTCATCGACAATTACAATTTCGTCCATTCCATTTACATTACGGCGGAAAATCAAGGCGCGGTCGGCGGCAGCGGCAACACGACGCTCGTCCATCCCGTGGAAGAATGGGTGAAGGCGTTTTTCGCATCGGAGCCGTATCGGAGGTCGCTGTCGGAGTACCCGAACATCGTCGTCGAAGGCAACATGCGCAAATCGTTTTACAACCCGTACATGACCGGAAGCCGGGACGGCGCCGTCGTCAGCATTTTGCGAGGGACCCGGGCGATCTACGACCCGCGCGTCAGCGCGACGCTTATTTTCAATATCGACGAGCGGTACCTCGCCTCGATCTATTCGGCGTCGCTGTCCGCGGAAGACGGCGAAATGTACATCGTCGACGGGCGCGGGACGATCATTTCGAGCTCGCGGCCCGAGCGCGTCGGCACGGCGAGTCCGTATGTTCCGGGGCGGGGGGGAACGTTCGGCAGCTACGACGACAACAACGGCGACGCGCCGGTGCAAATCGTCTATTACAAGCTGCAGACGTCCGGCTGGTACGTGATGAAGGAAATTCCGCTAAATCCTTATTCGGCGCAAATTTACGCGGTGCAGCGCATCATCGTCCTCGTATTTTTGCTCAGCCTCCTGGTCATTTTGATCGTTTCGTACTTTTGGCTGAACAAAATGATTCGTCCCCTTCACCTCCTGTCCGGCAAAATGAAGGACATCGGCCGCGGGGAGCTCGGCGTCACGTTCCCGGAGGTGCCGAACAACGAATTCGGCACGGTCATCCGGCGCTTCAACGAAATGTCGCTCAGCATCGTCGATCTGATCCAAAAGAACAACGCCATGCAGGAGCAGAAACGAGAGCTCGAAATCGAAGCGCTGCAGTACCAAATCAACCCGCATTTCCTGTACAACACGCTGAACATGATCCGCTGGATGGCGTCGATCATCAAGGCGGACAACATCGTCAACAGCATCGTGGCGCTCGGCAACATTCTGCGCGCGGCGTACGCCAGCAAAGATTCGATGTGCACGCTGCGGGACGAGCTCAGCTACTTGGAAAACTACATTAAAATCATCAACTGGCGGTTTAACAACGGGGTCGTGTTCGCGATTGAGGTCGAGCCGGACGAGCTGGACTGCCGCGTGCCGCGCTTCATCCTGCAGCCGCTCGTCGAAAACTCGATTCAATCCGGGCGGCAAATCGAGGAGCAGCGAATCGAAATTCGCGTCTGCGTCCGGCGGGAAGGGAACGAGCTTGCGATCATCGTCCGCGATACGGGTCCCGGTCTTACGCCGGAGCTGCTGGAGTCGCTCAACGCGATGCTGGCCGGGGACGGATCCGGCGAACGGTCGGGCGAGATGGGCGAGACCGCCGGCGGCGTCGGGCTGCGCAACGTCAACAAGCGCATCCAGCTTTATTTCGGCGCGCAGTACGGACTGCGGTTCGAACCGAGGGAGAAGGGGGCGGAAGTGGTCGTCCGTCTTCCGGCGTCGACGTCTTGA